In Melanotaenia boesemani isolate fMelBoe1 chromosome 18, fMelBoe1.pri, whole genome shotgun sequence, the following proteins share a genomic window:
- the LOC121628422 gene encoding threonine synthase-like 1, with translation MGLLNAQRLAIRTARCYLCPLSTAKSWLSTKTGLLGDKNILLMGPPGAGKTTVGKIVAHKLGLPVIDIDDNVLETTWKMPVAAKLAAVGGKRFLEEEGQVLCNFSASGCVVSLTGSNPLHAQAMQHVKKCGLVVFLDVDTEDIIQRLSRMKVNRIVGQEAGVSMRDLLLYRRQFYEKWLDVRVLCGTGDTVDEVAEKVLKAVERYQEHDKDIFVSTRCDSTALSDQKAYFSDVVIEGLAADGGLYVPKNGFPKVDPREWLRLVPMSYPERALVLLEKCIHPLDVSPLDLRTMTFKAYGSNFSSERVAPVNHLIHNQYVQELFHGPTASFKDLALQLMPQLFACCLPLMCNYLILVATSGDTGSAVLSGFSRLSGADRHRTGVLVFFPEEGVSEIQKLQMTSYREGNARAVSVLSDFDFCQRTIKRMFGESGLTGHLAVEYSTVLSTANSINWARLLPQVVYHSSSYLDLCRDGVIKFGEPIDVCIPTGNFGNAMSAVYAKQMGIPIRKIICASNHNRIITDFITTGEYDLRERHLLHSHSPAIDILKSSNLERFIYHVSDGSSHLVKDLFTRLDTQKHFQVPEPLLGRIQQEVLAGWCSEDDCLAAIHSVHTQTGYIMDTHTAVAKVVADRLQDGFCPVVLCSTAHYGKFAPAVYKALQIQNIPEDPAEQLKKLEIAASRPGMHREMVKCLRNEGRTGHTVCQADYSVLVDEVENMIHNSFLNVM, from the exons ATGGGATTACTGAATGCACAAAGGCTTGCAATAAGAACTGCCAGATGCTACCTGTGCCCACTTTCAACAGCAAAATCATGGCTTTCAACCAAAACCGGCCTCCTGGGGGACAAGAACATCCTGCTCATGGGTCCCCCTGGAGCAGGGAAGACCACAGTTGGAAAGATAGTGGCCCACAAACTAGGACTGCCCGTCATCGACATTGATGACAATGTCTTGGAAACGACATGGAAAATGCCCGTGGCTGCCAAGCTGGCAGCAGTAGGTGGAAAGAGATTTTTGGAAGAAGAAGGTCAGGTTTTGTGTAACTTCTCTGCCTCTGGGTGTGTTGTTTCCCTGACAGGCTCTAACCCTCTTCATGCCCAGGCTATGCagcatgtaaaaaaatgtgGACTGGTTGTCTTCCTGGATGTGGACACTGAGGATATTATACAGAGACTCAGCAGGATGAAGGTGAACAGGATTGTGGGCCAGGAGGCAGGCGTGTCCATGAGAGATCTTCTGCTTTACAGGAGGCAGTTTTATGAGAAATGGCTGGACGTGCGTGTGTTGTGTGGAACGGGAGACACGGTGGATGAAGTGGCAGAGAAAGTGTTGAAGGCTGTGGAGAGATATCAGGAGCATGATAAGGACATTTTTGTATCAACAAGGTGTGACAGTACAGCGTTGTCTGATCAGAAAGCATACTTTAGCGATGTGGTTATAGAAGGCCTGGCAGCAGATGGAGGCCTTTATGTTCCTAAAAATGGCTTCCCAAAAGTTGATCCACGTGAATGGCTGAGATTAGTGCCCATGTCATATCCAGAGCGAGCATTAGTTTTACTTGAAAAATGCATCCATCCGCTGGATGTCTCACCTTTAGATCTCAGAACAATGACTTTCAAAGCGTATGGGTCAAACTTTTCTAGTGAGAGAGTTGCACCTGTAAATCATCTCATCCACAATCAGTATGTTCAGGAGCTCTTTCATGGCCCCACCGCCTCATTCAAGGACCTTGCCTTGCAGCTGATGCCTCAGCTCTTCGCATGCTGTCTACCACTCATGTGCAACTACCTCATCCTAGTGGCCACATCAGGCGACACCGGCAGCGCTGTGCTCAGTGGCTTCAGCAGGCTGAGCGGTGCTGACAGACACCGGACAGGCGTGCTGGTGTTTTTCCCAGAGGAAGGAGTGAGTGAGATCCAGAAGCTGCAGATGACAAGCTACAGGGAGGGCAACGCCAGGGCTGTCAGCGTCCTGTCAGACTTTGACTTCTGCCAGAGGACCATTAAGAGGATGTTTGGAGAGTCAGGGCTGACCGGTCATCTAGCTGTGGAGTACAGCACAGTTCTCAGCACCGCCAACTCCATCAACTGGGCGAGACTGTTGCCACAG GTGGTCTATCATTCCTCCAGCTATCTGGATCTGTGCAGAGATGGTGTTATCAAATTCGGGGAACCCATTGATGTTTGCATCCCAACTGGTAACTTTGGGAACGCCATGTCAGCTGTGTACGCCAAGCAAATGGGAATCCCAATAAGAAAAATCATCTGCGCATCCAACCACAACCGAATCATCACCGACTTCATCACCACAGGTGAGTACGACCTGCGGGAACGGCATTTGCTGCACTCCCATTCCCCGGCTATAGATATCCTCAAGTCCTCCAACCTTGAGAGGTTCATCTATCACGTCTCAGACGGAAGCAGCCACCTTGTCAAGGACCTGTTCACACGCTTAGACACACAGAAGCACTTTCAGGTTCCTGAGCCTCTTCTTGGCAGGATACAGCAGGAAGTGCTGGCTGGCTGGTGCTCTGAGGATGACTGCTTGGCCGCCATCCACAGTGTTCACACACAGACAGGCTACATCATGGATACACACACCGCTGTGGCTAAAGTTGTGGCTGATAGGCTGCAGGATGGCTTCTGCCCCGTGGTGCTTTGTTCCACTGCTCACTACGGGAAATTTGCTCCCGCTGTGTATAAAGCTTTGCAAATCCAAAATATTCCTGAGGATCCTGCGGAGCAGCTGAAAAAGCTGGAAATCGCTGCATCCAGACCAGGAATGCACAGAGAGATGGTGAAATGCCTAAGGAACGAAGGCAGGACAGGACACACTGTTTGTCAGGCAGATTACAGTGTGTTGGTAGATGAGGTGGAGAACATGATACACAACTCCTTTTTGAATGTTATGTAG
- the enkur gene encoding enkurin isoform X2 — MRTMGPAKVDLPPPDKYLKKHSKEPKLPEKTDSSKDPRSTHFCSVRKPAVPARTERPLMGIPSKKDFRETTVAVPKKPQPIQVDSSHGHRERLENSGLVPKYIMKNDYGKTPVYLQKRKEAEQTAQEHDRLVKEEGQHRAIQRLPDEERQRVLEALKKEWDTYMQMYQKIPFLMETPSQKAHKIELEKRMDELEKKISLIERFKTIYITNDEISHCGDHL, encoded by the exons ATGAGAACGATGGGACCAGCAAAAGTCGACTTACCACCTCCGGACAAGTACCTGAAGAAGCATTCAAAAGAGCCCAAACTGCCTGAAA AGACAGATTCCTCAAAAGACCCCCGTAGTACCCATTTTTGCTCCGTGAGGAAGCCAGCGGTCCCTGCAAGAACTGAACGGCCACTGATGGGAATTCCTTCCAAGAAGGACTTCAGGGAGACAACCGTAGCTGTGCCGAAGAAGCCTCAACCCATACAAGTAGACTCCAGTCACGGACATCGAGAACGCCTAGAAAACTCTGGACTTGTCCCCAAATACATcatgaaaaat GATTATGGTAAAACACCTGTGTACCTGCAGAAGCGCAAAGAAGCAGAGCAGACGGCTCAGGAGCACGATAGGTTGGTAAAGGAAGAGGGGCAGCACAGAGCCATCCAACGTCTGCCAGATGAGGAGCGACAACGTGTCCTGGAG GCCCTGAAGAAAGAGTGGGATACATACATGCAGATGTATCAGAAGATCCCATTCTTGATGGAAACTCCATCACAGAAAGCCCACAAGATTGAGCTGGAAAAGAGAATGGATGAACTGGAGAAGAAGATAAGTCTCATTGAGAGGTTCAAAACCATCTACATAACCAATGATGAAATTTCACACTGCGGCGACCATCTTTAA
- the enkur gene encoding enkurin isoform X1: MSEITHSKESVYDCIPLVSKDKETEIKKPPRYISKFRPAVVLESNLQKGKSNTMRTMGPAKVDLPPPDKYLKKHSKEPKLPEKTDSSKDPRSTHFCSVRKPAVPARTERPLMGIPSKKDFRETTVAVPKKPQPIQVDSSHGHRERLENSGLVPKYIMKNDYGKTPVYLQKRKEAEQTAQEHDRLVKEEGQHRAIQRLPDEERQRVLEALKKEWDTYMQMYQKIPFLMETPSQKAHKIELEKRMDELEKKISLIERFKTIYITNDEISHCGDHL, translated from the exons ATGTCCGAAATTACTCACTCAAAAGAATCGGTGTATGATTGTATACCTTTGGTGTCCAAAGATAAggagactgaaataaaaaagccaCCAAG GTACATATCCAAGTTCAGGCCAGCTGTTGTTCTTGAGAGCAACCTACAGAAGGGAAAAAGCAATACGATGAGAACGATGGGACCAGCAAAAGTCGACTTACCACCTCCGGACAAGTACCTGAAGAAGCATTCAAAAGAGCCCAAACTGCCTGAAA AGACAGATTCCTCAAAAGACCCCCGTAGTACCCATTTTTGCTCCGTGAGGAAGCCAGCGGTCCCTGCAAGAACTGAACGGCCACTGATGGGAATTCCTTCCAAGAAGGACTTCAGGGAGACAACCGTAGCTGTGCCGAAGAAGCCTCAACCCATACAAGTAGACTCCAGTCACGGACATCGAGAACGCCTAGAAAACTCTGGACTTGTCCCCAAATACATcatgaaaaat GATTATGGTAAAACACCTGTGTACCTGCAGAAGCGCAAAGAAGCAGAGCAGACGGCTCAGGAGCACGATAGGTTGGTAAAGGAAGAGGGGCAGCACAGAGCCATCCAACGTCTGCCAGATGAGGAGCGACAACGTGTCCTGGAG GCCCTGAAGAAAGAGTGGGATACATACATGCAGATGTATCAGAAGATCCCATTCTTGATGGAAACTCCATCACAGAAAGCCCACAAGATTGAGCTGGAAAAGAGAATGGATGAACTGGAGAAGAAGATAAGTCTCATTGAGAGGTTCAAAACCATCTACATAACCAATGATGAAATTTCACACTGCGGCGACCATCTTTAA